In Streptomyces sp. NBC_01381, the sequence GGAGAAGTTCAGCGGGGGCTCCTCCGCGTCCATCCAGTCCGCCTCGATGTCCACCCAGCCGAAGCGGCGGGTGAACAGCATGCGGTCACTGGACTCCGTGAAGTCCAGTTCCGCGTACTGGGGGCGGGAGGCGCGGCTCCCCAGCGGATCCTGGTCCAGCGTCTCGACGATGTCGCACAGCGCCCACGCGAAGTCGAGGACGGGCACCCATCCCCAGGCTGTGGACAGCTCGCGGTCGGCCTTGGTGTCCGCCAGGTACACGTCCCCGCAGAAAAGGTCATGGCGCAGGGTGTGGACGTCCGCGCGGCTGTAGTCCAGCTGCGGGGGGTCCGGGAAGCGGCGGGAGAGCGCGTAGCCGATGTCGAGCACGGGGTCGATGGTGTCACGGCCGGGCGGCGGCTCGGTCCGCGGCGGTCAGGTCTGCCGTGGTCAGGGCAGGGCAAGGCGGCGCTCAGGTCAGGGCAGCAGCCGCTGCTCCTTCGCCACCGCCACCGCGCCCGCCCGCGTATCGACGCCGAGCTTGTCGTAGATCCGGCCCAGATGCGTCTTCACGGTGGCCTCGCTGATGAACAGGGCGCGGGCGATCTCCCGGTTGCCGAGGCCCTGGGACAGCTGGCCGAGGATGTCGCGTTCGCGGTCCGTGAGGGAGGGCTGCGGGGCGCGCATGCGGGCCATGACCCGGGAGGCGACCGGGGGCGAGAGCGCGGTGCGGCCCTGCGACGCGGCATGGATCGCGGAGAAGAGCTCCTCGGGGCGCTCCGCCTTGAGGAGATAGCCCGTCGCGCCCGCCTCGATCGCCCGCGTGATGTCCGCGTCCGTGTCGTACGTCGTCAGGACCAGGACATGGGGCGGGGTGCCGGACGACGACGCGATGCGGCGCGTCGCCTCCACGCCGTCGATGCCCTCGCCCAGCTGCAGGTCCATCAGGACCACGTCCGGCGTCAGCTTCGCGGCCAGGG encodes:
- a CDS encoding response regulator transcription factor; its protein translation is MTTAPPVRLLVCDDHVVVRAGLLALLGSAPDIEVVGEAGTGEEAVALAAKLTPDVVLMDLQLGEGIDGVEATRRIASSSGTPPHVLVLTTYDTDADITRAIEAGATGYLLKAERPEELFSAIHAASQGRTALSPPVASRVMARMRAPQPSLTDRERDILGQLSQGLGNREIARALFISEATVKTHLGRIYDKLGVDTRAGAVAVAKEQRLLP